The region GATACTTGTACGAGGTAAAGGCAAGTAAGCTATTTGTTATCCCTCATGtgataaattattttcctaagGTGCAAATCTCATGTCTCAGTGACCTATACACTGCTTTgctgtttatgtttttttttaaataaaatagcataCAGGTTATATTATACATATCAAAATCAAATATGAACGCACATATGTTTAAACGAGACCACTTAAATTATAATGTGGAAATCTCAGGATACTATTTGGTCCTTTCAGTTAGATGCTGATACATTTGGTCAAGAATATGCACATTCACATCAGCTTAAGGCAAAAGCTAAATGTTTGGATTTTGATTTTAAGCAGAAACAGAACAGTATACATCTCTGTCTGACACTTCTGGAATGCTCCCTGTTAGAACTTGCTCTGATAACAAAGAGTCCTCATCAGGGTGATCATTTTAATGATGAAATAGAAATCTACAGGTAACAGTCTATATAGCTTGAAGGGGTGGATAACCTGGTGGCTGATTGTCATTCGGTGGATCTACACCAGTCTAGAACATTCTCCGAGTCTCTCCCAGCTGACTTGCTGTGCAGTCCTGGCCCCTCCCCAGGACCCTGCCCGGACCTACGACATGGTGCAGTCCTCTTTGTTTCTGCCCTTCCCGGTCCCACCTGTCttctcttccttgctttctgaatTAAAGTCCCCCACCTCGTCTGCTGCTGCCAGGCCATCGTTCTCTAGATCAATGCTGTCTGAAAACTCTCTGACTGTCTGACCTAGATTCTCTGACGTCACGTGCCCTTCTGCACTTTCTGTTTGAGAGGCATCGTTAATGTCCTTCGTGGGACTTCCATCTTCCAGTGGGGCGCTGCTGGGCACCTCTATATTCTCTGGACCTGGAGGACTGCTGGGAGCACTGGCATCTTCCTCAGCCTCACCTATTACAGCACCTTCGTCTAATTCTTTATTACTGGTGCCTGGCGACTGAATTATATTATCTTCAAAATCCAATGTGTCTCCACCAGCCttagtgttcacagcagcatcgtCTTGGTCAAGATTTCCATCCAATTCAACTTTAGGATTTTCTGGACCATCACTGTTTTCACTGCTCTCTGCTACACTGTTCTGGTTTGGGTTCTCAGTGACCTCGTTCTGGGCATCTACAACCGgtttttcatcagtgtctttcTCCTGCTCTTCTTTTACTTCACTTAAACCTGGGTTCTGAAATGTTAACTCATTCTGAACATCTTTGATCTCTACAGGCGCCGGcgattttttcttcttgtttttctttttcttgttcttcgTCTTCTTCTGCGACGAATCCGGTGCCTCTCCCCGTTGGTCATTCTCCTCGTTGGGGTCTTTCACATCCAGGGGCTCACTTTCAGCATCTTCCACCCTCGGGTCCGTCACCTCCTGGGGACTGCTTTCGGCTTCTGGAGAACGAGGGCTGGTTTGGACCTCTGGTTCAATTGGTTTCTCCTCCCTTAAGTTCCTtccttcatcctcctcctcctccttgttcTCCCCACCTGCCTCTGTGCTCTGAACTGGGGCCTCCCTGGGCTCAGCCACCTCCTGGTTGGCAAGTTCTTTCTCTACATCCTGCCCTGCGCTGGGGTCTGACCCCTCCAGGGCGTCTACCAGGCATTTTTCATGGTGACTCCCTGGGTCATCAGTACTGCTTAGAGGACTTGAGGCTGCAGTGCCCCCCTGCGCCCCCAGCCCAGTGAGCCCTGCCTCGGGCTCAGCCTTTGTGGGGCTCCCACTCTGCTTGCTAGGGTCTGCACTGCCCTCCCTTCCAGCCTCCGATATCTGCGGAGGAGCAGACTCCTGACATGGTTTTGTGCTCATCTCTTCCAAGTTGGCCTCCAAatcttcctgttttcctttttcctgttccTTAGCAGATTCTTCCCTTTGGTTTTCGATATCCAAAGCATTACCACTGCCCTGCCCGATCCCAGGATCTGGGATTTCACCAACTGGTTCGCGGTCTATGACCTCACTTGACTCAACCTGCGGGGTGTCTGCAGGAAAGGAAGCGGCTTCTAGAATTCGGCTTTGAGCCTCTCCCTCACTCTCGGAACTGACTAATGTTCCCGGGGAGGGGGCTCCGTCCGCAGAGGCGCTCTGGTCCTCGGCACTGTCACCAGGATGTGACGCCTCTGGGTCCGCACAGCTCTCTCCCGGGTCCTCCTTGTGCTGTCTTTGCTCAGTGCTCTGCAAGACTGCTCTTTTCCCCTCACGCTCCACCATTTCATTTTTCACCTCCACTTCATTGGCTCTTCCTAAAAGACCATTGAGAAAATTGAAGGGACCCCATGATGTGGTTGACCATACAACACAAATTACAGCGTAAACACATGTTCTCTTTCCCAGCCAACCCCGCTCCTAGAGagagagccatcagagaagcacGCGGACAGAAGCCTTTGCCAGGTCTGGGCGGCAAAACAGCCATCGCGTGAGCAAACGCTGGATCAGCGGAGGCCACTGCCGCCACATCAGGGGCCAGAGGGGCTGCTGGTGCCATGTGGGGTGAACGGACTCTCGAAGGGGAACTTTTAACAGACAAGGAAGCGCTCCGGATCAGACAGCCCAGCTGTCCAAGATGAGGGGTTTCAGAATGACTCAAGGTCTGTGGTCCCTGTTCTCCTTTCTGGATGCACAAGGGGACCACGCCTACTCTTCCAGCTGTTGAACTGCACTGCACATCACCCAGCTCTAAGAGCAGCCTTCAGATCGTTTCTAAAAGAAACATTCAGTTCACCTGAAGAAACTCAGCCTGGAGGTCCATCTCCAGGGAGCCACTTTGGAAACAGCTCGTGGAGGTAAAGAGAACTCCACCTCCGCCCCTCATCCCTGTCTTCCTGGGGAAGCAGGCTGTGCCTCCCACATCTCTGCTCCTTTCCTGGGGGGCGGGAGCCAACGCCTCCAATCAAGAGACCACTTAGTCACACATAAACCATTCATCAATTAAAGACTCAGGAATGAAAGAATCTGTTACTGCTTTGAAATGAAGAATTACCTTTTGGGTTCCCAACACAAACAATACCCCAGTGTAGGAGCTGCCACCTCACTGAAAGTCACAGCTTGGTGACTTAGGACCAGCAGTCTCCAGGGAAAGTGGACAGACAAGCAGGATTCCATTTACAGTCACCTTTGCTTCACCCCTTAAAAATCTCTAGCATTGTGTCTGTTTTATAAtgtacattttatattaattaaatattacacatacaaatgaaaaataaatgttacataTTTGGGAGTTCCCACAATTCTTTACTAACAGGGATATACGATGCAAAACTATGTGGATACACAAAATAGATGTTTCTAGTTCTTTAagtgtttgttacacagcagttaTCAAggatttataaaatgtataagaGCAGCAGGATGAATCCTAGCTGCTCAGGTAGGAACGTAAAGGGAGGATGGACATTCATcagtttactttctttttttttttttctttcatcagtttactTTCTTTCAGTAACTTCAACACACTGAAAAGAGTGGTGATTCTTGAATAGCCATCAGATAATTAAGCACCTTCTGGAAAGGCAGACCTGGGAAGCTGGGCCTATAGTTTTCTCCACTTCCATGGAGAACCTtccaaatggaaatgaaagcccTGGTCCCTGACCTTGTCCCAGCCTCACCGTGAGAAGCTGAAACGCAACTGATCACCGGTTGCAAGGGAGACCTTATTTGCCAGCTACAATTTCAGGCTGTCCATCAGATGCTGACCAAAGCCAGGTATTATGACAAATACTAACTGGTGAATCTTTCCAGATATCTGCAAACTGTATTACACATTCCTACTACCTATTGGGTCCTCAGTTTAGACTCTTTCAGAAGTAAAAACAGGACATACAAAGGAACATCACCTCTGACAAACGGGCAGACATACTCAGACTCTTGTTTATAAGGAAAGCCGTCCGCACCGACCACACTCACaccccagggctccctgtccacctccccaccacccagggctccctgtccatctaTACTGTCCACAGGCACCTCAGGCTCTCCAAACGCTTAATGGTGCGCAGGCCTTGCAGCATCGGCTTGCAGACATGGTCAACTAACTCACTGTACAGCCACTGCTATCTGCTCTTTTGACAATTCTGTAACAGAGTAAGTCACAACGCCATATTTGGCACATAACCAAGGAGAACCTAATAGAAATGTCAACACTGTCACtgaattttgagattattttccgTGTATTCACAGTCTCACTGGTAGCTTtgagaagcaaaagaaacataTTCTTGAGCCTTTGGTGGTGAGCAATGAACAGAAGTACACGCCAGACAGCACGCGTGGGTGGCAGCACTGGGTGGTGAGGAGGTTCCCGTGAAGGACAGAATGCAGGGCATGCTGGGTGACGGTTAATTGATCAGTGGTGACCGCGTCAGCTCCACCAGTGCACGGAGGTGGACCAGGGCTGACCGGAAGGCGGAAGGGTCAGAGGGAAGCACGAACTTACCGAGGGCCCCGTCCCCCGTCGCCTTGAGGGCGCTCAGCTCTTCCTTCGTCATTTTTGTGGAACCTTGCGAGGCAATGCTGTTCAGAGTGTCTGGCGTCTCTCCGTTGGTAGCTATTTCTGAATTTAGTATTATTCCATGTTTCTGGGAATAAAAACAGGCTCATCGTAATACTCACTAAGTGATACAtggttaaactttattttataaatagtaattGTAGGAAACCTCACTTTTCCCTAAGCAGAGGAAAATGCTACAGAAATAGAGAATTGCTAGGCTCCACCCCTGGAAATATTCCATCAACA is a window of Ovis aries strain OAR_USU_Benz2616 breed Rambouillet chromosome 1, ARS-UI_Ramb_v3.0, whole genome shotgun sequence DNA encoding:
- the LRRFIP1 gene encoding leucine-rich repeat flightless-interacting protein 1 isoform X33, whose protein sequence is MTNPAAAQNQEIDCLSPEAQRLAEARLAAKRAARAEAREIRMKELERQQKEASDEDERMSVGSRGSLRVEERPEKDFTEKGSRSLPGLSAATLASLGGTSSRRGSGDTSISIDTEASIREIKDSLAEVEEKYKKAMVSNAQLDNEKTNFMYQVDTLKDMLLELEEQLAESRRQYEEKSKEFEREKHAHSILQFQFAEVKEALKQREEMLEKHGIILNSEIATNGETPDTLNSIASQGSTKMTKEELSALKATGDGALGRANEVEVKNEMVEREGKRAVLQSTEQRQHKEDPGESCADPEASHPGDSAEDQSASADGAPSPGTLVSSESEGEAQSRILEAASFPADTPQVESSEVIDREPVGEIPDPGIGQGSGNALDIENQREESAKEQEKGKQEDLEANLEEMSTKPCQESAPPQISEAGREGSADPSKQSGSPTKAEPEAGLTGLGAQGGTAASSPLSSTDDPGSHHEKCLVDALEGSDPSAGQDVEKELANQEVAEPREAPVQSTEAGGENKEEEEDEGRNLREEKPIEPEVQTSPRSPEAESSPQEVTDPRVEDAESEPLDVKDPNEENDQRGEAPDSSQKKTKNKKKKNKKKKSPAPVEIKDVQNELTFQNPGLSEVKEEQEKDTDEKPVVDAQNEVTENPNQNSVAESSENSDGPENPKVELDGNLDQDDAAVNTKAGGDTLDFEDNIIQSPGTSNKELDEGAVIGEAEEDASAPSSPPGPENIEVPSSAPLEDGSPTKDINDASQTESAEGHVTSENLGQTVREFSDSIDLENDGLAAADEVGDFNSESKEEKTGGTGKGRNKEDCTMS
- the LRRFIP1 gene encoding leucine-rich repeat flightless-interacting protein 1 isoform X19, giving the protein MTNPAAAQNQEIDCLSPEAQRLAEARLAAKRAARAEAREIRMKELERQQKEASDEDERMSVGSRGSLRVEERPEKDFTEKGSRSLPGLSAATLASLGGTSSRRGSGDTSISIDTEASIREIKELNELKDQIQDVEGKYMQGLKEMKDSLAEVEEKYKKAMVSNAQLDNEKTNFMYQVDTLKDMLLELEEQLAESRRQYEEKSKEFEREKHAHSILQFQFAEVKEALKQREEMLEEIRQLQQKQASCIREISDLQETIEWKDRKIGALERQKEFFDSVRSERDDLREEVVTLKEELKKHGIILNSEIATNGETPDTLNSIASQGSTKMTKEELSALKATGDGALGRANEVEVKNEMVEREGKRAVLQSTEQRQHKEDPGESCADPEASHPGDSAEDQSASADGAPSPGTLVSSESEGEAQSRILEAASFPADTPQVESSEVIDREPVGEIPDPGIGQGSGNALDIENQREESAKEQEKGKQEDLEANLEEMSTKPCQESAPPQISEAGREGSADPSKQSGSPTKAEPEAGLTGLGAQGGTAASSPLSSTDDPGSHHEKCLVDALEGSDPSAGQDVEKELANQEVAEPREAPVQSTEAGGENKEEEEDEGRNLREEKPIEPEVQTSPRSPEAESSPQEVTDPRVEDAESEPLDVKDPNEENDQRGEAPDSSQKKTKNKKKKNKKKKSPAPVEIKDVQNELTFQNPGLSEVKEEQEKDTDEKPVVDAQNEVTENPNQNSVAESSENSDGPENPKVELDGNLDQDDAAVNTKAGGDTLDFEDNIIQSPGTSNKELDEGAVIGEAEEDASAPSSPPGPENIEVPSSAPLEDGSPTKDINDASQTESAEGHVTSENLGQTVREFSDSIDLENDGLAAADEVGDFNSESKEEKTGGTGKGRNKEDCTMS
- the LRRFIP1 gene encoding leucine-rich repeat flightless-interacting protein 1 isoform X30 encodes the protein MDMGTQGSGRKRLPNRERLTAEDDALNQIAREAEARLAAKRAARAEAREIRMKELERQQKEVEERPEKDFTEKDSLAEVEEKYKKAMVSNAQLDNEKTNFMYQVDTLKDMLLELEEQLAESRRQYEEKSKEFEREKHAHSILQFQFAEVKEALKQREEMLEEIRQLQQKQASCIREISDLQETIEWKDRKIGALERQKEFFDSVRSERDDLREEVVTLKEELKKHGIILNSEIATNGETPDTLNSIASQGSTKMTKEELSALKATGDGALGRANEVEVKNEMVEREGKRAVLQSTEQRQHKEDPGESCADPEASHPGDSAEDQSASADGAPSPGTLVSSESEGEAQSRILEAASFPADTPQVESSEVIDREPVGEIPDPGIGQGSGNALDIENQREESAKEQEKGKQEDLEANLEEMSTKPCQESAPPQISEAGREGSADPSKQSGSPTKAEPEAGLTGLGAQGGTAASSPLSSTDDPGSHHEKCLVDALEGSDPSAGQDVEKELANQEVAEPREAPVQSTEAGGENKEEEEDEGRNLREEKPIEPEVQTSPRSPEAESSPQEVTDPRVEDAESEPLDVKDPNEENDQRGEAPDSSQKKTKNKKKKNKKKKSPAPVEIKDVQNELTFQNPGLSEVKEEQEKDTDEKPVVDAQNEVTENPNQNSVAESSENSDGPENPKVELDGNLDQDDAAVNTKAGGDTLDFEDNIIQSPGTSNKELDEGAVIGEAEEDASAPSSPPGPENIEVPSSAPLEDGSPTKDINDASQTESAEGHVTSENLGQTVREFSDSIDLENDGLAAADEVGDFNSESKEEKTGGTGKGRNKEDCTMS
- the LRRFIP1 gene encoding leucine-rich repeat flightless-interacting protein 1 isoform X13, producing MDMGTQGSGRKRLPNRERLTAEDDALNQIAREAEARLAAKRAARAEAREIRMKELERQQKEIYQVQKKYYGLDTKWGDIEQWMEDSERYSHRSRRNTSASDEDERMSVGSRGSLRSQPDLEYGGPYAWTNGYDGDLHGSQSLSRRSGRNSSYSGDGRFSTLSSSREDTLLGGQASELSGHFKSSSRASSRASSARASPVVEERPEKDFTEKGSRSLPGLSAATLASLGGTSSRRGSGDTSISIDTEASIREIKELNELKDQIQDVEGKYMQGLKEMKDSLAEVEEKYKKAMVSNAQLDNEKTNFMYQVDTLKDMLLELEEQLAESRRQYEEKSKEFEREKHAHSILQFQFAEVKEALKQREEMLEEIRQLQQKQASCIREISDLQETIEWKDRKIGALERQKEFFDSVRSERDDLREEVVTLKEELKKHGIILNSEIATNGETPDTLNSIASQGSTKMTKEELSALKATGDGALGRANEVEVKNEMVEREGKRAVLQSTEQRQHKEDPGESCADPEASHPGDSAEDQSASADGAPSPGTLVSSESEGEAQSRILEAASFPADTPQVESSEVIDREPVGEIPDPGIGQGSGNALDIENQREESAKEQEKGKQEDLEANLEEMSTKPCQESAPPQISEAGREGSADPSKQSGSPTKAEPEAGLTGLGAQGGTAASSPLSSTDDPGSHHEKCLVDALEGSDPSAGQDVEKELANQEVAEPREAPVQSTEAGGENKEEEEDEGRNLREEKPIEPEVQTSPRSPEAESSPQEVTDPRVEDAESEPLDVKDPNEENDQRGEAPDSSQKKTKNKKKKNKKKKSPAPVEIKDVQNELTFQNPGLSEVKEEQEKDTDEKPVVDAQNEVTENPNQNSVAESSENSDGPENPKVELDGNLDQDDAAVNTKAGGDTLDFEDNIIQSPGTSNKELDEGAVIGEAEEDASAPSSPPGPENIEVPSSAPLEDGSPTKDINDASQTESAEGHVTSENLGQTVREFSDSIDLENDGLAAADEVGDFNSESKEEKTGGTGKGRNKEDCTMS
- the LRRFIP1 gene encoding leucine-rich repeat flightless-interacting protein 1 isoform X34 — protein: MDMGTQGSGRKRLPNRERLTAEDDALNQIAREAEARLAAKRAARAEAREIRMKELERQQKEVEERPEKDFTEKGSRSLPGLSAATLASLGGTSSRRGSGDTSISIDTEASIREIKDSLAEVEEKYKKAMVSNAQLDNEKTNFMYQVDTLKDMLLELEEQLAESRRQYEEKSKEFEREKHAHSILQFQFAEVKEALKQREEMLEKHGIILNSEIATNGETPDTLNSIASQGSTKMTKEELSALKATGDGALGRANEVEVKNEMVEREGKRAVLQSTEQRQHKEDPGESCADPEASHPGDSAEDQSASADGAPSPGTLVSSESEGEAQSRILEAASFPADTPQVESSEVIDREPVGEIPDPGIGQGSGNALDIENQREESAKEQEKGKQEDLEANLEEMSTKPCQESAPPQISEAGREGSADPSKQSGSPTKAEPEAGLTGLGAQGGTAASSPLSSTDDPGSHHEKCLVDALEGSDPSAGQDVEKELANQEVAEPREAPVQSTEAGGENKEEEEDEGRNLREEKPIEPEVQTSPRSPEAESSPQEVTDPRVEDAESEPLDVKDPNEENDQRGEAPDSSQKKTKNKKKKNKKKKSPAPVEIKDVQNELTFQNPGLSEVKEEQEKDTDEKPVVDAQNEVTENPNQNSVAESSENSDGPENPKVELDGNLDQDDAAVNTKAGGDTLDFEDNIIQSPGTSNKELDEGAVIGEAEEDASAPSSPPGPENIEVPSSAPLEDGSPTKDINDASQTESAEGHVTSENLGQTVREFSDSIDLENDGLAAADEVGDFNSESKEEKTGGTGKGRNKEDCTMS
- the LRRFIP1 gene encoding leucine-rich repeat flightless-interacting protein 1 isoform X29; protein product: MDMGTQGSGRKRLPNRERLTAEDDALNQIAREAEARLAAKRAARAEAREIRMKELERQQKEVEERPEKDFTEKGSRSLPGLSAATLASLGGTSSRRGSGDTSISIDTEASIREIKELNELKDQIQDVEGKYMQGLKEMKDSLAEVEEKYKKAMVSNAQLDNEKTNFMYQVDTLKDMLLELEEQLAESRRQYEEKSKEFEREKHAHSILQFQFAEVKEALKQREEMLEKHGIILNSEIATNGETPDTLNSIASQGSTKMTKEELSALKATGDGALGRANEVEVKNEMVEREGKRAVLQSTEQRQHKEDPGESCADPEASHPGDSAEDQSASADGAPSPGTLVSSESEGEAQSRILEAASFPADTPQVESSEVIDREPVGEIPDPGIGQGSGNALDIENQREESAKEQEKGKQEDLEANLEEMSTKPCQESAPPQISEAGREGSADPSKQSGSPTKAEPEAGLTGLGAQGGTAASSPLSSTDDPGSHHEKCLVDALEGSDPSAGQDVEKELANQEVAEPREAPVQSTEAGGENKEEEEDEGRNLREEKPIEPEVQTSPRSPEAESSPQEVTDPRVEDAESEPLDVKDPNEENDQRGEAPDSSQKKTKNKKKKNKKKKSPAPVEIKDVQNELTFQNPGLSEVKEEQEKDTDEKPVVDAQNEVTENPNQNSVAESSENSDGPENPKVELDGNLDQDDAAVNTKAGGDTLDFEDNIIQSPGTSNKELDEGAVIGEAEEDASAPSSPPGPENIEVPSSAPLEDGSPTKDINDASQTESAEGHVTSENLGQTVREFSDSIDLENDGLAAADEVGDFNSESKEEKTGGTGKGRNKEDCTMS
- the LRRFIP1 gene encoding leucine-rich repeat flightless-interacting protein 1 isoform X20 yields the protein MDMGTQGSGRKRLPNRERLTAEDDALNQIAREAEARLAAKRAARAEAREIRMKELERQQKEVEERPEKDFTEKGSRSLPGLSAATLASLGGTSSRRGSGDTSISIDTEASIREIKELNELKDQIQDVEGKYMQGLKEMKDSLAEVEEKYKKAMVSNAQLDNEKTNFMYQVDTLKDMLLELEEQLAESRRQYEEKSKEFEREKHAHSILQFQFAEVKEALKQREEMLEEIRQLQQKQASCIREISDLQETIEWKDRKIGALERQKEFFDSVRSERDDLREEVVTLKEELKKHGIILNSEIATNGETPDTLNSIASQGSTKMTKEELSALKATGDGALGRANEVEVKNEMVEREGKRAVLQSTEQRQHKEDPGESCADPEASHPGDSAEDQSASADGAPSPGTLVSSESEGEAQSRILEAASFPADTPQVESSEVIDREPVGEIPDPGIGQGSGNALDIENQREESAKEQEKGKQEDLEANLEEMSTKPCQESAPPQISEAGREGSADPSKQSGSPTKAEPEAGLTGLGAQGGTAASSPLSSTDDPGSHHEKCLVDALEGSDPSAGQDVEKELANQEVAEPREAPVQSTEAGGENKEEEEDEGRNLREEKPIEPEVQTSPRSPEAESSPQEVTDPRVEDAESEPLDVKDPNEENDQRGEAPDSSQKKTKNKKKKNKKKKSPAPVEIKDVQNELTFQNPGLSEVKEEQEKDTDEKPVVDAQNEVTENPNQNSVAESSENSDGPENPKVELDGNLDQDDAAVNTKAGGDTLDFEDNIIQSPGTSNKELDEGAVIGEAEEDASAPSSPPGPENIEVPSSAPLEDGSPTKDINDASQTESAEGHVTSENLGQTVREFSDSIDLENDGLAAADEVGDFNSESKEEKTGGTGKGRNKEDCTMS
- the LRRFIP1 gene encoding leucine-rich repeat flightless-interacting protein 1 isoform X14, which codes for MDMGTQGSGRKRLPNRERLTAEDDALNQIAREAEARLAAKRAARAEAREIRMKELERQQKETNGYDGDLHGSQSLSRRSGRNSSYSGDGRFSTLSSSREDTLGLSCSDLGLRSLGLAPKPLSAQNGNRPSYLYGAARPAGSNLASVSDESSLGGARRGGACSSQALGGQASELSGHFKSSSRASSRASSARASPVVEERPEKDFTEKGSRSLPGLSAATLASLGGTSSRRGSGDTSISIDTEASIREIKELNELKDQIQDVEGKYMQGLKEMKDSLAEVEEKYKKAMVSNAQLDNEKTNFMYQVDTLKDMLLELEEQLAESRRQYEEKSKEFEREKHAHSILQFQFAEVKEALKQREEMLEEIRQLQQKQASCIREISDLQETIEWKDRKIGALERQKEFFDSVRSERDDLREEVVTLKEELKKHGIILNSEIATNGETPDTLNSIASQGSTKMTKEELSALKATGDGALGRANEVEVKNEMVEREGKRAVLQSTEQRQHKEDPGESCADPEASHPGDSAEDQSASADGAPSPGTLVSSESEGEAQSRILEAASFPADTPQVESSEVIDREPVGEIPDPGIGQGSGNALDIENQREESAKEQEKGKQEDLEANLEEMSTKPCQESAPPQISEAGREGSADPSKQSGSPTKAEPEAGLTGLGAQGGTAASSPLSSTDDPGSHHEKCLVDALEGSDPSAGQDVEKELANQEVAEPREAPVQSTEAGGENKEEEEDEGRNLREEKPIEPEVQTSPRSPEAESSPQEVTDPRVEDAESEPLDVKDPNEENDQRGEAPDSSQKKTKNKKKKNKKKKSPAPVEIKDVQNELTFQNPGLSEVKEEQEKDTDEKPVVDAQNEVTENPNQNSVAESSENSDGPENPKVELDGNLDQDDAAVNTKAGGDTLDFEDNIIQSPGTSNKELDEGAVIGEAEEDASAPSSPPGPENIEVPSSAPLEDGSPTKDINDASQTESAEGHVTSENLGQTVREFSDSIDLENDGLAAADEVGDFNSESKEEKTGGTGKGRNKEDCTMS
- the LRRFIP1 gene encoding leucine-rich repeat flightless-interacting protein 1 isoform X27, which produces MDMGTQGSGRKRLPNRERLTAEDDALNQIAREAEARLAAKRAARAEAREIRMKELERQQKEASDEDERMSVGSRGSLRVEERPEKDFTEKDSLAEVEEKYKKAMVSNAQLDNEKTNFMYQVDTLKDMLLELEEQLAESRRQYEEKSKEFEREKHAHSILQFQFAEVKEALKQREEMLEEIRQLQQKQASCIREISDLQETIEWKDRKIGALERQKEFFDSVRSERDDLREEVVTLKEELKKHGIILNSEIATNGETPDTLNSIASQGSTKMTKEELSALKATGDGALGRANEVEVKNEMVEREGKRAVLQSTEQRQHKEDPGESCADPEASHPGDSAEDQSASADGAPSPGTLVSSESEGEAQSRILEAASFPADTPQVESSEVIDREPVGEIPDPGIGQGSGNALDIENQREESAKEQEKGKQEDLEANLEEMSTKPCQESAPPQISEAGREGSADPSKQSGSPTKAEPEAGLTGLGAQGGTAASSPLSSTDDPGSHHEKCLVDALEGSDPSAGQDVEKELANQEVAEPREAPVQSTEAGGENKEEEEDEGRNLREEKPIEPEVQTSPRSPEAESSPQEVTDPRVEDAESEPLDVKDPNEENDQRGEAPDSSQKKTKNKKKKNKKKKSPAPVEIKDVQNELTFQNPGLSEVKEEQEKDTDEKPVVDAQNEVTENPNQNSVAESSENSDGPENPKVELDGNLDQDDAAVNTKAGGDTLDFEDNIIQSPGTSNKELDEGAVIGEAEEDASAPSSPPGPENIEVPSSAPLEDGSPTKDINDASQTESAEGHVTSENLGQTVREFSDSIDLENDGLAAADEVGDFNSESKEEKTGGTGKGRNKEDCTMS
- the LRRFIP1 gene encoding leucine-rich repeat flightless-interacting protein 1 isoform X31; protein product: MDMGTQGSGRKRLPNRERLTAEDDALNQIAREAEARLAAKRAARAEAREIRMKELERQQKEASDEDERMSVGSRGSLRVEERPEKDFTEKGSRSLPGLSAATLASLGGTSSRRGSGDTSISIDTEASIREIKDSLAEVEEKYKKAMVSNAQLDNEKTNFMYQVDTLKDMLLELEEQLAESRRQYEEKSKEFEREKHAHSILQFQFAEVKEALKQREEMLEKHGIILNSEIATNGETPDTLNSIASQGSTKMTKEELSALKATGDGALGRANEVEVKNEMVEREGKRAVLQSTEQRQHKEDPGESCADPEASHPGDSAEDQSASADGAPSPGTLVSSESEGEAQSRILEAASFPADTPQVESSEVIDREPVGEIPDPGIGQGSGNALDIENQREESAKEQEKGKQEDLEANLEEMSTKPCQESAPPQISEAGREGSADPSKQSGSPTKAEPEAGLTGLGAQGGTAASSPLSSTDDPGSHHEKCLVDALEGSDPSAGQDVEKELANQEVAEPREAPVQSTEAGGENKEEEEDEGRNLREEKPIEPEVQTSPRSPEAESSPQEVTDPRVEDAESEPLDVKDPNEENDQRGEAPDSSQKKTKNKKKKNKKKKSPAPVEIKDVQNELTFQNPGLSEVKEEQEKDTDEKPVVDAQNEVTENPNQNSVAESSENSDGPENPKVELDGNLDQDDAAVNTKAGGDTLDFEDNIIQSPGTSNKELDEGAVIGEAEEDASAPSSPPGPENIEVPSSAPLEDGSPTKDINDASQTESAEGHVTSENLGQTVREFSDSIDLENDGLAAADEVGDFNSESKEEKTGGTGKGRNKEDCTMS